A part of Aegilops tauschii subsp. strangulata cultivar AL8/78 chromosome 2, Aet v6.0, whole genome shotgun sequence genomic DNA contains:
- the LOC109758611 gene encoding probable xyloglucan endotransglucosylase/hydrolase protein 12 — MESSRRALLLVAVAAMAIGLASASFRDNCDIKWNPENAAFSDDGHGLTMSLKSNSSGCLLQTKKQFIYGSVSTLIKLVPGNSAGTVTTYYTSSVGDDHDEIDFEFLGNETGQPYTLHTNVFADGVGKKEMQFVPWFDPTADFHAYTISWTPCMIVWYVDDVPIRVFRNYRDKGIAYPIKRPMFGYSSIWSAEDWATQGGRVKADWNKAPFVAGYRDMVLDVCPCDGADSCVYGCDGAFSHGGRQQNCAGLTDQQRAKMQEVQKTHRIYDYCVDYRDNKKPGPECSLPQY, encoded by the exons ATGGAGAGCTCAAGGAGGGCGCTCCTCCTGGTGGCGGTGGCGGCGATGGCCATCGGCCTCGCGAGTGCCAGTTTCCGTGACAACTGCGACATTAAGTGGAACCCCGAGAACGCGGCCTTCTCCGACGACGGCCACGGCCTGACCATGTCCCTAAAGAGCAACTCCTCTGGCTGCTTGCTGCAGACGAAGAAGCAGTTCATCTACGGCAGCGTCTCCACCCTCATCAAGCTCGTCCCGGGGAACTCGGCCGGCACCGTCACCACATACTAC ACATCTTCTGTGGGGGACGACCACGACGAGATTGACTTCGAGTTCCTGGGGAACGAGACGGGGCAGCCCTACACGCTGCACACCAACGTGTTCGCCGACGGCGTCGGCAAGAAGGAGATGCAGTTCGTGCCCTGGTTCGACCCCACCGCCGACTTCCACGCCTACACCATCTCCTGGACGCCCTGCATGATCGTCTGGTACGTCGACGACGTCCCCATCCGGGTGTTCCGCAACTACCGGGACAAGGGCATTGCGTACCCGATCAAGCGTCCGATGTTCGGCTACTCCAGCATCTGGTCGGCGGAGGACTGGGCCACGCAGGGCGGCCGCGTCAAGGCCGACTGGAACAAGGCACCCTTCGTCGCCGGCTACCGCGACATGGTCCTCGACGTCTGCCCCTGCGACGGAGCCGACTCCTGCGTGTACGGCTGCGATGGGGCGTTCAGCCACGGCGGGCGGCAGCAGAACTGCGCTGGCCTCACCGACCAGCAGCGGGCCAAGATGCAGGAGGTGCAGAAGACTCACAGGATCTACGACTACTGCGTCGACTACAGGGACAACAAGAAGCCCGGCCCCGAGTGCAGCCTGCCGCAGTACTGA